A stretch of Cicer arietinum cultivar CDC Frontier isolate Library 1 chromosome 5, Cicar.CDCFrontier_v2.0, whole genome shotgun sequence DNA encodes these proteins:
- the LOC101507198 gene encoding probable inactive receptor kinase At2g26730, translated as MLDNGVLLAVKRIKDWGISKHDFERRMNLIAQVKHPLVMPPVAYYCSQQEKLLAYEYLTNGSLFTLLYGSQSGHCLDWRSRLDVAVKIADALAYMHEELGESGIAHGNLKSSNILFDKNMDPQISEYGLMVAENQGVISHMKGLKNRSMSAAIFRADIYAFGVILLELLTGKVVKNDGFDLVKWVNSVISEEWTAEVFDRSLISQGASEERMVNLLQVALKCINPSPNDRLSMSQVALITNALRDEDEKSVSFDS; from the exons ATGCTAGATAATGGTGTTTTGTTGGCTGTTAAGAGGATCAAGGATTGGGGAATTTCAAAGCATGATTTTGAGAGAAGGATGAACTTGATAGCTCAAGTGAAGCATCCACTTGTAATGCCACCTGTTGCTTATTATTGCTCTCAGCAAGAGAAGCTACTTGCTTATGAATATTTGACAAATGGTAGCCTCTTCACGTTGCTCTATG GATCTCAAAGTGGACATTGTCTTGATTGGAGGAGCAGACTAGATGTTGCAGTAAAGATAGCCGATGCTTTGGCCTATATGCATGAGGAGCTTGGTGAGAGTGGAATAGCACATGGTAACTTAAAATCAAGCAACATTCTATTTGACAAGAATATGGATCCACAAATAAGCGAGTATGGCCTAATGGTGGCTGAAAATCAAGGTGTCATTTCTCATATGAAAGGCCTCAAAAACAGAAGCATGTCTGCAGCCATCTTCAGAGCTGATATATATGCTTTTGGTGTCATACTTCTCGAACTCCTGACAGGGAAAGTAGTTAAAAATGATGGATTCGATTTGGTTAAATGGGTGAATTCAGTGATCTCAGAAGAATGGACTGCAGAAGTTTTTGACAGGTCCTTAATCTCACAAGGTGCTTCTGAAGAGAGGATGGTGAACTTGTTGCAGGTGGCATTAAAATGCATAAATCCTTCTCCAAATGATAGGCTA
- the LOC101504276 gene encoding rac-like GTP-binding protein ARAC8, giving the protein MASTASRFIKCVTVGDGAVGKTCMLICYTSNKFPTDYIPTVFDNFSANVVVEGITVNLGLWDTAGQEDYNRLRPLSYRGADVFVLAFSLVSRASYENVFKKWIPELQHFAPGVPVVLVGTKLDLREDKHYLADHPGLVPVTTEQGEELRKQIGATYYIECSSKTQQNVKGVFDAAIRMVIKPPQKQHEKRKKTRHGCFLNILCGRNIVRHK; this is encoded by the exons aTGGCTTCAACAGCCTCAAGGTTCATCAAGTGTGTCACAGTTGGAGACGGAGCTGTTGGGAAAACCTGCATGCTCATTTGCTACACTAGCAACAAATTCCCCACT GACTATATTCCCACAGTGTTTGATAATTTTAGTGCAAATGTGGTTGTTGAAGGCATAACTGTCAATTTAGGTCTCTGGGATACAGCTG GGCAAGAGGATTATAATAGGCTGAGACCATTGAGCTACAGGGGTGCAGATGTCTTTGTGTTGGCTTTTTCTTTAGTTAGTCGTGCAAGTTATGAGAATGTGTTCAAGAAG TGGATCCCTGAACTCCAGCATTTCGCCCCTGGCGTCCCTGTTGTACTCGTTGGAACCAAATTGG ATCTCCGAGAAGACAAGCACTATTTGGCTGATCATCCTGGCCTGGTGCCGGTGACTACTGAGCAA GGTGAGGAACTCCGTAAGCAGATTGGAGCTACATATTATATTGAGTGCAGCTCAAAAACTCAGCAG AATGTGAAGGGTGTTTTTGATGCTGCAATTAGGATGGTCATCAAGCCTCCACAAAAACAACACGAGAAGAGGAAAAAAACACGTCATGGCTGTTTCCT AAATATCCTATGCGGAAGGAATATCGTTCGTCATAAATGA
- the LOC113786697 gene encoding pollen receptor-like kinase 4, producing MVIMTNSEEDNVRKALVTFMDKLEPPRNYIINNHTDFKWGWNLTTDPCIHNWHGVTCYTSNRYVKSIVLDELNFTGVLDATSLCIANNLQILSLRNNNLHGFISEDIRNCKFLTHLILSGNKFSGNLPISIPQLHNMKRFHVSGNHFIGELPNMVNVTSLISFLAQNNNFIGQIPDFDFSNFEAFNVSNNNLRGPVPDTRGRFHADSFYGNPNLCGKPISNSSCPPPPPPPHPVDKKDEKSFLDNLPIYSGYIVLVLIFLFFLIFKLIRKFMTKDKEKALDHGEKKDMELDMSCAGVGGGGGEKLSEILNSNGSKSWLNGLGMKSESCSSFN from the exons ATGGTAATTATGACTAACTCAGAAGAAGATAATGTGAGAAAAGCCCTTGTCACATTCATGGATAAACTTGAGCCACCTAggaattatattatcaataacCATACAGATTTCAAATGGGGTTGGAACCTTACAACAGACCCCTGCATCCATAACTGGCACGGTGTAACTTGCTACACAAGCAACCGATATGTTAAGAGTATAGTTCTTGATGAACTTAATTTCACTGGTGTTCTAGATGCAACTTCTCTTTGCATTGCTAACAATCTTCAAATTCTCAGCCTCAGAAACAACAATTTACATGGTTTTATATCAGAGGACATAAGAAACTGCAAATTCTTGACACACTTGATTCTTAGTGGAAACAAATTCTCTGGTAATCTTCCTATTTCGATTCCTCAACTGCATAACATGAAGCGGTTTCATGTTTCAGGGAATCACTTCATTGGAGAGCTTCCGAATATGGTTAATGTTACAAGCTTGATATCATTTCTTGCTCAAAACAACAACTTCATTGGTCAGATTCCTGATTTTGATTTCTCCAACTTTGAAGCTTTCAATGTCTCTAACAACAACTTACGGGGTCCTGTTCCAGATACTAGAGGTAGATTTCATGCAGATAGTTTTTATGGTAATCCTAATTTATGTGGAAAACCAATTTCTAATTCATCATGTCCACCACCTCCACCACCACCTCATCCAGTTGATAAGAAAGACGAAAAATCATTTCTTGATAATTTGCCAATTTATTCAGGTTACATAGtacttgttttaatttttctatttttcttgaTATTCAAGTTGATAAGAAAATTCATGacaaaagataaagaaaaagcGTTAGATCATGGTGAAAAGAAGGACATGGAACTAGACATGAGCTGTGCTGGTGTCGGCGGCGGCGGCGGTGAGAAGCTTAGTGAGATATTAAATTCCAATGGATCAAAGAGTTGGCTGAATGGTCTTGGGATGAAATCAGA GTCTTGTTCTTCTTTCAACTAG
- the LOC101504609 gene encoding nucleobase-ascorbate transporter 6 yields MAGGGAPAPKSDEPQPHPPKDQLPNISYCITSPPPWPEAILLGFQHFLVMLGTTVLIPTALVPQMGGGNEEKAKVVETLLFVAGINTLLQTLFGSRLPAVIGGSYTYVPTTISIILAGRFSGEPDPIEKFKKIMRAIQGALIVASTLQIVLGFSGLWRNVARFLSPLSAVPLVSLVGFGLYELGFPGVAKCVEIGLPELILLVFVSQYVPHVIRSGKNIFDRFAVLFTIVIVWIYAHLLTVGGAYNDAAPKTQLSCRTDRAGLINAAPWIRVPYPFQWGAPTFDAGEAFAMMMASFVALVESSGAFIAVYRYASATPLPPSILSRGIGWQGVGILLSGLFGTISGSSVSVENAGLLALTRVGSRRVVQISAGFMIFFSILGKFGAVFASIPPAIVAALYCVFFAYVGAGGLSFLQFCNLNSFRTKFILGFSIFLGLSIPQYFNEYTAINGFGPVHTGGRWFNDIINVPFQSKAFVAGVVAFFLDNTLHKKDSSIRKDRGKHWWDKYKSFKGDTRSEEFYSLPFNLNKYFPSV; encoded by the exons ATGGCAGGAGGAGGAGCTCCAGCACCTAAATCAGATGAACCACAACCACATCCACCAAAGGATCAACTACCCAACATTTCTTACTGCATTACTAGTCCTCCTCCATGGC CCGAGGCCATACTTCTTGGTTTTCAACATTTTCTAGTGATGCTTGGCACAACTGTGCTCATTCCTACTGCTCTTGTTCCTCAGATGGGAGGTGGAAAT GAGGAGAAAGCAAAAGTTGTTGAAACACTACTTTTTGTTGCTGGTATTAACACGTTGCTGCAAACACTCTTCGGAAGTCGACTACCTGCAGTTATTGGAGGGTCTTATACCTATGTGCCAACAACAATCTCGATTATTCTTGCTGGTCGATTCAGTGGTGAACCAGATCCGATAGAG AAATTCAAGAAGATAATGAGGGCAATCCAGGGTGCTCTTATTGTTGCTTCCACTCTTCAAATAGTACTTGGCTTTAGTGGCCTTTGGCGTAATGTTGCAAG GTTCTTAAGTCCACTTTCAGCTGTTCCATTGGTTTCTCTTGTTGGTTTTGGGTTGTATGAGTTAGGTTTTCCCGGG GTTGCTAAATGTGTAGAGATTGGACTGCCGGAGCTTATATTGCTAGTATTTGTTTCACAG TATGTGCCCCATGTGATACGTTCGGGGAAAAATATCTTTGACCGTTTTGCCGTTTTATTTACAATTGTAATTGTGTGGATATATGCTCATCTACTCACTGTCGGAGGGGCCTATAACGATGCTGCACCAAAAACACAGTTGTCCTGCCGCACTGATCGTGCCGGGCTTATAAATGCTGCTCCTTG GATCAGAGTTCCATATCCCTTTCAATGGGGAGCACCTACATTTGATGCAGGCGAAGCGTTTGCCATGATGATGGCATCTTTTGTTGCTCTTGTAGAG TCCAGTGGAGCTTTCATTGCTGTATATAGGTATGCAAGTGCAACACCATTACCGCCGTCTATTCTTAGTCGGGGTATCGGTTGGCAG GGAGTTGGCATTCTGTTGTCAGGATTGTTTGGAACAATCAGCGGATCGTCCGTCTCTGT AGAAAATGCAGGCCTTTTGGCCTTGACACGTGTCGGAAGTCGAAGAGTTGTGCAGATATCGGCCGGATTCATGATTTTCTTTTCAATTCTCG GAAAATTTGGAGCAGTTTTTGCTTCTATACCACCTGCAATTGTTGCTGCCTTATACTGCGTATTCTTTGCTTATGTTG GTGCTGGAGGTCTTAGTTTTCTTCAGTTCTGCAATCTAAACAGTTTTAGAACAAAGTTCATATTAGGCTTCTCTATTTTCTTGGGCTTGTCTATCCCACAATACTTCAACGAGTATACAGCAATTAATGGTTTTGGTCCAGTCCACACAGGCGGAAGATGG TTCAATGATATAATAAACGTTCCATTCCAATCAAAAGCATTTGTTGCGGGTGTTGTGGCATTTTTCCTAGACAATACTTTACATAAGAAAGATTCATCTATTAGAAAGGACAGAGGAAAACATTGGTGGGACAAGTACAAATCATTCAAGGGTGACACAAGAAGTGAGGAGTTCTATTCACTTCCTTTCAATCTAAACAAGTATTTCCCATCTGTTTAA